The genomic interval AACCAGGGCATGGCAGAACGTCGAACTTTAATGGATGTATTTTGGAGACTGTTGCTGTTTTTATGGGCGATCTCCATCATTTTTCCAGTCGTGTGGATCTTGTATCAATCTGTTAGAACAAACGCTGCCTTTTTTCAGGATATATGGGCTTTGCCAACGGATCTGCAATGGGGCAATTATTCCAAGGCCTGGAATGAATATAATATCGGCAAGTCTTTGTTGAATACGTTGTATTATGTCGGCGTGAGTCTGGTGCTCGGCACCTTCCTGACAACGCTTAATGCATACGCATTAACGCGCATGAAGTTCAAGGGAAGAAAGCTGATATGGGGCCTGATTATGCTTTCCCTGTTCTTGCCGGGAATCAACGCGCTGGTCCCCCAATACATTCTAATGAAAACATTGCATCTAACGAACAGTTTATCAGGCCTGATCATACTGGACAGCTTCGGCGAGAACGTATTTTTCCTCATGCTGCTCGGCGGATTTATGGCTTCGCTTCCCAGAGATCTGGAGGAGAGCGCGTTCATGGACGGAGCTTCGATCTTCCAGACGTTCTGGCGGATTATCGTGCCCTTGTCTACACCGGGAATCGTTACCGTAGCCATCTTCAAGTTTCTCGGCTTGTACAACAACTTTCTCGGCCCCTTCATCTATCTGGGCGATCCTGATAAATATACGATTGGGGTCAACATGTACCAAGCGAATATGAAGATGCAATATACGTCGGATTGGGTGACAATGTTCGCGGGAGTCATTATTGTTATGATCCCCTCTATTATTTTCTATGTAATCTTCCAAAAAAGAATTATGGAAGGCGCAACGATGGGAGCGATGAAAGGATGAGCATGGGACAGCAACAGCTTTCGTTCTATGGAGAGCTTAGTGGTTTGGATAATGGAGTGGACATCCTGTGCGACATGCTGGCTATGAAACGGTCGGACACCGGAGGATTTCCAGTTACGCTGGAGAGAACAGAAAACGCAGAGCTACTCGTAAGGTTCGAAGGAGCAGGCGCCACTATTATTTATAATCGAAGCAATCACTTGCTCCGGGCAGTCGGTCTATTGGTGGAAGCCCTCCGATCGCACGAGTATACAGAAATCCGCGAACAACCGCAATTCGATACAATCGGATTCATGCTGGACTGCTCCCGGAATGCCGTTCCTAAAGTGGATAGTGTTAAAGAATTGCTGCGTTACATGGCTTTGATGGGCATGAATACGCTCATGCTCTATACAGAGGATACTTATACGGTAGAGAACGAACCGTATTTTGGTTATATGCGCGGCAGATACACGCCGGAAGAGCTCCAGGAATGCGATGCCTATGCGGCGGAGCTTGGCATCGAGATGATTCCTTGCATTCAGACGCTCGGTCATCTCGAGTCCTTCCTGAAGTGGGAGGCTTCGGCCGCTGTAAGAGATACGCATGATGTACTTCTGGTAGGGCAGGACCCTACCTACGAGTTGATTGACCGAATGGTAGGCAGTGTATCGCGTACGTTCCGCAGCCGTCGAATACATATCGGAATGGACGAAGCCCACGGCTTGGGGCGTGGCCGTGGTCTGGATCTCTATGGGAACCGTAATCGATTTGAGCTTATGAACGAGCATTTGTCCAAGGTAGAGGACATTACGACACGTTATGGCTTGCAGCCGCTGATCTGGAGCGACATGTACTTTCGGATCGGCTCTGCAACGCACGATTATTATGATCTCGATTCTGTAATCGATGAAGCTCATGTGAATCGCATTCCGCAGGGAATACAGCTTGTTTATTGGGATTATTATCATTATGAGCAGCAATTTTACGAGACGATGATACGCAAGCATCGGGCGCTCGGCTCCGTACCTGTATTCGCTGGCGGCATCTGGACTTGGCTCGGCATGAGTACGCATTATACGCGTACGTTACAATGCACCCATGCAGCACTGCAAGCCTGCAAACAGGAGAATGTAAGGGAAGTGTTCGCAACGGCGTGGGGGGACAACGGGGCGGAGAACAATCTATGGTCGATTCTTCCGAGTTTGCAGCTATACGCAGAACACGCTTATGCCAAGGTTGTGGATGAGCAGAGATTACAACGCAGAACGCTGTTTTGTACGGGCATTCCTTATGATCATTATATGAATATTGAGCGAATGGATCATATATCAGGCGTGAAGACGGAGCACGGCGATTTCTCCAATCCATCGAAATATTTGCTGTGGCAGGATGTCCTGTTGGGGCTGTTCGACAAACACATTGAGAATACAGAGGTTGCGGACCATTATGGCCGGCTTGCCAAGTTGTATCGGGAGCAGGAGGCTAGTCAGGATACGGCTAATCGTCTATTCGGCGTTCTTGCCTGCTTGGCTGATGTACTTGCAATAAAGGCGGATTTAGGAATACGTCTAAGAAGCGCATATGCGGATGGAAATCATGCGTTATTAGAACATATGGCTACGAATGAATTGCCTGAATTGCTGGTGAGAGTAGAGGTTTTACGAACTTCGCATCGTGGACAATGGATGAGCACGAACAAGCCTCATGGATGGGAAGTATTAGATATTCGTTATGGAGGACTATCAGCAAGATTGAAATCCGCGCAAGAACGGATAGCCGATTATTTAGCAGGCACAGTCGAGCGAATCGAGGAGCTTGAAGAGAGAAGGCTTTACTTTGACGCCAGGTCCATACAGGACGGCGCAGAAACGGACTATTTTGTTTCCTATCATCTGATTGCAAGTGCGAATAAGTTTACCTGAATCAAGGTGAAAGCGCTGCCAATTAATTTGTATATTACTTATAAGGAGATGAATAATCATGGTGCAAATGAAAAAAATGAGTCGGAGTATATTGGTTAGAATCCTCATCTTATGTTTAACGGTTCCGTCCATCTTTATGGGTGGATCGATTTCGAATGCACAGGCTGCTGTATCTGACAACTTATTAGCGAATGCGAATACGTATCAAATTTGGACGGCTCCCAATACGATGAATATATTAAAGCATCAAGCCCCGCTTGTTGGCAATAGTATTAATTTGGATATGGCCAAAAGAGAATATGAGAGCGGTCAAGCGTTCGTTACTGCTGGGGAAGACGGGGCTGAAGTGACAGAGGTCAGCATCACGGATCTTACCTATGAGAGCTCAATCATTCCTTCTCAAGATGTGCAAATTTTTGTCCAGCATTACGTAAATGTAACCAAAAGCACAAACGGAGCTTTACCCGTTGGATGGTATCCGGACGCGTTGATTCCTCTTGATTCTTATATAGGACTGCACGGTACTGTAAATGTGGAAGCAGGAGAGAATCAGGCATTTTGGTTTACGGTCCGAACGGATGCCGACACACCTTCAGGAGTATATACAGGCTCAATTAGCTTAACGGTTAACGGACAGGTGAATCATGTTCCTGTTAACGTAAAGGTCAGAAACTTTGCGCTTCCAGAGGAAAATCACGCAGAGACCGCCTTTACAATCTGGGGCGGAGATATGCTGCTGGCAGGTCACCCTGGAATTACGCTCAACAGCCCGGAATATTGGGAACTGATGAGGAATTACTATGATCTGATGCTTGACTATCATATTACAGCAATGGATTTACCTATACCGTCTACCGATTACGATCAATTTGTGCTGGATGCCGCACCATATGTGAATAATCCACGTGTATCGGCTTATCGGATTCCCTATGAGGCTTCAGATTTTGACAATGGAAAAGCAACAAAGCTGGTTAACGATCTGGATGCGGCAGGACTTCTTGATAAAGCCTATTATTATCTGGGCAGAGATATTGATGAGCCGACTCCAGCCCTGTATCCCAAAGTCATTGATTTTAGCAATAAAATCAAAGCTATTGATCCAACATTACGGCATATTGTGACAAGCGGAATAAAACCAGATTTGGCGCCCTATGTAAATACGTTTTCCCCACTATTTAGTGAATTTACAACGGAGCAAGGTTTGGAAATGGCCAGGGCGCATCAAGCCAATGGAGGGCATATGTGGTGGTACGGATGCATTGCCAATCAAAACCCTTACCCTACGTATCATATTGACGATAATTTGATCAGCGCGCGAATGTTGTCCTGGATGCAGAAGTCATATGGAATCGAAGGCAATTTATACTGGGCAGTGAATATTTACAAGAAATATAACGGCGTTGAATATGTGAATCGTGATATTTGGACGGATCCCGTTTCCTTTCAAGGTGCAAATGGTGAAGGCTCGATGTTATATCCGGGCGATAAATACGGAATTGACGGAGCCATTCCTACATTGAGACTACAAGCCATTCGCGACGGCAATGAAGACTATGAGTATTTATGGTTGCTGGAGCAAAAAGTTAAAGAAGCTGCACAATTTTTAAAGGTCGATATTTCTGTAGACGATATTATGAAATTGTATGATGACTCCTTATTTAAAAATGTTAAATCTTTCACATTAAATCCCCAGGATCTCCAAGATGTACGCAGTGAAGTGGCAGGAATCATTGAGCAATTGGATCAAAATCCGAATTCGCTTATTGCAATTAGCAGCCTTACCTCTGGCATAATGGAAAAAGAAGTAACTGTTTATGCTGAGATAGGTACGGATGTGACTATCAACGGTGTGGCAGTTGCAGGTACAGCTGTTGACGGAAGCAATGTTGCACAGAAATACGTTACACGCATTCCATCAAAAGTGGGTGTCAATGAGGTTACAATCACCCTGAATAAGGATGCTCAGAACGAAGTTATCACTAGACGTTTTATTCAGAATTCGAGAACGATGGAACCCATTATGAAAAAGATCAATTTTAATGATTTTGAAGATGAGCAATCGTTGGACGAAATTGTTATGTATGATGGGGCAACTAAAGAAGGTTTGTCGGAGGAACATGTGACCAGCGGTATTAAATCGTTGAAAGTTAAGATTCCAGATAAGGCGGGCGGAAGCTATCCAAGTATGGTGTTGCCTGTTGGCTCGGAAAACAAAGATATTTCAAAGGCCAAGACATTGGAATTCGATGTGTTTAACGCTTCGCAATCTGCCATGGAGCTTTTTGTTAAGGTTTACGACAAATCGAATGTTGCCTCCGATCACGCATTAGGTGGAATTACCCCTGGTGCTCATCATATTGCTTTTCCTATTTCGGAATTGGCCAATGTGGATAAGAATAACATATCATCTATTATACTTTGGACTTACACGGGCAATTTAGATATAACATTGTATTTTGACCATTTTTATTTTACAGAACCCGATGCAGAGGCGATGAAGCAAATTGAGATCAATTATAGTCCGATCTTGCCTGATATTGATGGTGTTGTAAATGATGCCATATGGAACATCGATAAAGAGTTGACTTACAAAACAGGGACCACGGACAATGAGGCAAAATATAATCTGGCATATAATGATCAATATTTGTTTGTCGGAGTTAACGTGAAAGATGATCATGTGGTAAATTCGAATGCGGCAAAGCCATGGGATGATGATTCTGTGGAGATCTATATCGACGGTGATGGAATGAAGGGGGAGTACACGGATCATACCGTAAGATATGTGTTTCGATATGATGATGATCAAGTATATGCGTATGGAACAAAGCCTAAAGAAACGGATGGCATTAAACAGCATACGCTTAAGACAGGAGAGGGGTATTCGCTGGAAGTGGCGATACCATGGCGTGTAATCGGAGTGACTCCTGGGAATGAGAATGTCATTGGTTTTAACGTTCATGTCAACGATAAGAATGTTGAGGAAACAAGTGCGCCAGGAAAGCTAAGTTTAACAGCGGATGTTTCCCAGGATACGGTTTCATCGCTCCATTGGAAAGACAGAGTGTTCGCGCCCCAAAATGCCAGTTTTACAATCTCTGAAAGCTTGCAGGATGAAATTGTGATCGATGGCAAGCTGGATGAATCCACTTGGGATTTAAATTACAACATGGGTTACGCTACCTTTGGGCAATCCAATAATACCTCAAAAGTAGGTTTTAAGTGGGATTCAAAAAACTTATATGCCGCTTTTAATGTGACAGATGATGTGATTCATGCCCCACAGGAACGCCCTGTTTGGGAAGAAGACGGAGTGGAAATTTTTATTGATGGCGATTTCTTAAAGGGGCCGCGTAAGGGTGATCATGCACCGCACTATTTGTTCAGATTTGGAGATGATACGGCATACCTGGACGGTTTTCCAAGCGAATTAACACAAGGGATCATTCAAAAATCAGTAAAAACAAATACAGGATACAGCGTAGAAATCGCGATACCTTGGGAAACGATCGGCATCACAGCAACGGAGAAGCAATGGATTGGTATTACCACGCATATAAATGACAACGATAATCCAAACATCGGCGTTCTTGGATTAACAGATGATGGGATTATGGATGGTGCGAATACAGAGAATTATTTAGCATTTCAGCTTCAGGAAGTGACGGCCGTGGAGGGGGTTCATCTCAATCAAACGGAAGGAATATTGAAAGTCGGGGAGACGCTACAGCTGAACGCGAGCATACTACCAGAGGATGCCAGTAATAAAACGGTTGTTTGGTCCGTATATGGAGAACAGCCGATGGGCGTAGCCCAAATTACGTCGACTGGATTGGTGTCGGCAATAGCTCCAGGAACTGCAGTGCTTCGCGCCACCAGCGCGGTGGATGCAACGAAATTTGCCGAATTCAGCTTGACTGTTAAAGCAAAGGACAAACCTGTAGATCCAGTAGGTCCGAATGTACCTGGTGTACCTGGTGTTCCTAGCGGATCAGGCGGGGACTTCCCATCAGATGGTCCTAAAGTAGAGAACGGTACGATTAAAATGAACACAAAAGTTGACGGCGATGGATTGACTGCGAAAGTCGAAGTGAACATGGAAGCTATAGAGAAAGCATGGAAGAGTACCCCAGTGGACAGTTCGGGGCATGCAACGATTCGAATTGAAATCAGCGGAGAACAAGGTAAGAATAGTACGGAAATTTCAATTCCGGCAGAGGCCATTTCCAATCTTAACTCTAAGCAGAAAATCGAACTTATCACGCATCGCGCACGTATGACTTTGTCTTCCAGCTTCTTTCAAGAGAAGACAGCAACGAATGCCAAGATCGTTACCGTCATCATAGGAGATGCAGACAAAACGAAATGGTCTCAGAGTGTGACGGATCAAATCGGCGATCATCCGGCAATCCACTTCACAATGAAAATAGATGGCGAACCCTATGCATGGAGCCATCCGAAGACACCTGTGGAAATAGAAATACCTTATGTACCATCGGTTAAGGAAGCCGCGAAGCCGAATCATATTGTCATATGGTCAATTAACGATGCTGGCCAAGCGGTTGTGGTTGCGAATGGAAAATACGATCCAACGACAAAAAGCGTTCGCTTTAAAGGGAACCATTTCGGTTCATATGTGGTAGCGTTTGTCTATAAAACGTTCTCGGATATTGGAAACCACCTATGGGCCCAGGCAGCGATCGAATCGTTGGCAGCAAGAGAAGTCATCAAAGGGACGGGGCACGATACTTTTGGGCCAGCCAAAAATATTACACGAGCAGATTTTGTCACTATGTTAGTCAGGGCTTTAGATCTAAAAGGATTCTTGGATGTGAACGGTGATGGAAAAGATAATAAAAATTTCAATGATGTATTCAGCGCCGATTATTATTACGAGGCGATAGGAATGGCTAAGCAAATGAGCATCATTACAGGATCAGGCAACGATTCCTTTAATCCGAAAGGAGAAATTTCCCGTCAAGAAATGTTTACCATCGCAGCTCGTGCGTTGACGAAACTCGAGAAACTACAAGCAGAAGGGAACAAGGAACAGTTGTCTAGTTTCCTTGACCATGGGAGCGTTGCAGAATATGCTGCCAGCAGCATAGCGGGTTTACTGGAAGCAGGGCTGATTGAAGGTAACGGCAACTCTCTCCATCCCAGAGCAAAGGCAACTAGAGCAGAAGTGGCTGTAT from Paenibacillus sp. FSL K6-3182 carries:
- a CDS encoding sugar-binding protein codes for the protein MVQMKKMSRSILVRILILCLTVPSIFMGGSISNAQAAVSDNLLANANTYQIWTAPNTMNILKHQAPLVGNSINLDMAKREYESGQAFVTAGEDGAEVTEVSITDLTYESSIIPSQDVQIFVQHYVNVTKSTNGALPVGWYPDALIPLDSYIGLHGTVNVEAGENQAFWFTVRTDADTPSGVYTGSISLTVNGQVNHVPVNVKVRNFALPEENHAETAFTIWGGDMLLAGHPGITLNSPEYWELMRNYYDLMLDYHITAMDLPIPSTDYDQFVLDAAPYVNNPRVSAYRIPYEASDFDNGKATKLVNDLDAAGLLDKAYYYLGRDIDEPTPALYPKVIDFSNKIKAIDPTLRHIVTSGIKPDLAPYVNTFSPLFSEFTTEQGLEMARAHQANGGHMWWYGCIANQNPYPTYHIDDNLISARMLSWMQKSYGIEGNLYWAVNIYKKYNGVEYVNRDIWTDPVSFQGANGEGSMLYPGDKYGIDGAIPTLRLQAIRDGNEDYEYLWLLEQKVKEAAQFLKVDISVDDIMKLYDDSLFKNVKSFTLNPQDLQDVRSEVAGIIEQLDQNPNSLIAISSLTSGIMEKEVTVYAEIGTDVTINGVAVAGTAVDGSNVAQKYVTRIPSKVGVNEVTITLNKDAQNEVITRRFIQNSRTMEPIMKKINFNDFEDEQSLDEIVMYDGATKEGLSEEHVTSGIKSLKVKIPDKAGGSYPSMVLPVGSENKDISKAKTLEFDVFNASQSAMELFVKVYDKSNVASDHALGGITPGAHHIAFPISELANVDKNNISSIILWTYTGNLDITLYFDHFYFTEPDAEAMKQIEINYSPILPDIDGVVNDAIWNIDKELTYKTGTTDNEAKYNLAYNDQYLFVGVNVKDDHVVNSNAAKPWDDDSVEIYIDGDGMKGEYTDHTVRYVFRYDDDQVYAYGTKPKETDGIKQHTLKTGEGYSLEVAIPWRVIGVTPGNENVIGFNVHVNDKNVEETSAPGKLSLTADVSQDTVSSLHWKDRVFAPQNASFTISESLQDEIVIDGKLDESTWDLNYNMGYATFGQSNNTSKVGFKWDSKNLYAAFNVTDDVIHAPQERPVWEEDGVEIFIDGDFLKGPRKGDHAPHYLFRFGDDTAYLDGFPSELTQGIIQKSVKTNTGYSVEIAIPWETIGITATEKQWIGITTHINDNDNPNIGVLGLTDDGIMDGANTENYLAFQLQEVTAVEGVHLNQTEGILKVGETLQLNASILPEDASNKTVVWSVYGEQPMGVAQITSTGLVSAIAPGTAVLRATSAVDATKFAEFSLTVKAKDKPVDPVGPNVPGVPGVPSGSGGDFPSDGPKVENGTIKMNTKVDGDGLTAKVEVNMEAIEKAWKSTPVDSSGHATIRIEISGEQGKNSTEISIPAEAISNLNSKQKIELITHRARMTLSSSFFQEKTATNAKIVTVIIGDADKTKWSQSVTDQIGDHPAIHFTMKIDGEPYAWSHPKTPVEIEIPYVPSVKEAAKPNHIVIWSINDAGQAVVVANGKYDPTTKSVRFKGNHFGSYVVAFVYKTFSDIGNHLWAQAAIESLAAREVIKGTGHDTFGPAKNITRADFVTMLVRALDLKGFLDVNGDGKDNKNFNDVFSADYYYEAIGMAKQMSIITGSGNDSFNPKGEISRQEMFTIAARALTKLEKLQAEGNKEQLSSFLDHGSVAEYAASSIAGLLEAGLIEGNGNSLHPRAKATRAEVAVFMERLLNRIY
- a CDS encoding beta-N-acetylhexosaminidase encodes the protein MSMGQQQLSFYGELSGLDNGVDILCDMLAMKRSDTGGFPVTLERTENAELLVRFEGAGATIIYNRSNHLLRAVGLLVEALRSHEYTEIREQPQFDTIGFMLDCSRNAVPKVDSVKELLRYMALMGMNTLMLYTEDTYTVENEPYFGYMRGRYTPEELQECDAYAAELGIEMIPCIQTLGHLESFLKWEASAAVRDTHDVLLVGQDPTYELIDRMVGSVSRTFRSRRIHIGMDEAHGLGRGRGLDLYGNRNRFELMNEHLSKVEDITTRYGLQPLIWSDMYFRIGSATHDYYDLDSVIDEAHVNRIPQGIQLVYWDYYHYEQQFYETMIRKHRALGSVPVFAGGIWTWLGMSTHYTRTLQCTHAALQACKQENVREVFATAWGDNGAENNLWSILPSLQLYAEHAYAKVVDEQRLQRRTLFCTGIPYDHYMNIERMDHISGVKTEHGDFSNPSKYLLWQDVLLGLFDKHIENTEVADHYGRLAKLYREQEASQDTANRLFGVLACLADVLAIKADLGIRLRSAYADGNHALLEHMATNELPELLVRVEVLRTSHRGQWMSTNKPHGWEVLDIRYGGLSARLKSAQERIADYLAGTVERIEELEERRLYFDARSIQDGAETDYFVSYHLIASANKFT
- a CDS encoding carbohydrate ABC transporter permease, coding for MAERRTLMDVFWRLLLFLWAISIIFPVVWILYQSVRTNAAFFQDIWALPTDLQWGNYSKAWNEYNIGKSLLNTLYYVGVSLVLGTFLTTLNAYALTRMKFKGRKLIWGLIMLSLFLPGINALVPQYILMKTLHLTNSLSGLIILDSFGENVFFLMLLGGFMASLPRDLEESAFMDGASIFQTFWRIIVPLSTPGIVTVAIFKFLGLYNNFLGPFIYLGDPDKYTIGVNMYQANMKMQYTSDWVTMFAGVIIVMIPSIIFYVIFQKRIMEGATMGAMKG